AACTTGGAGTGCAATTGACACAGCTGCCTATTTTATGGTGTGACAATTTGGGAGCCACTTATCTTTCAGCAAATCCGATCTTTCATACTCGAGCAAAACATATAGAAATTAATTTTCACTTTGTTCGAGAGCAAGTAACGAAGAAGCAACTACAAGTCAGATTAGTATCTACACATGATAAGGTTGCATATGGATTCACCGAAGCTTTGTTGGTTGGTAAGCTAGATATTTTCAGAAACAATCTAAATCTCAAAAGAAAGATaagtttagattgagggagGATGTTAGAGATATACTTGTAACGAGTTTAGTACTATTATGATCTTAGAGATTGACTCGGGTTGCTTAGAGATAGGATCTTCTTGTAATTCAAGTTATAAGGCAAACGAGTCCTAAATGATCATAGTAGTACTCATGTAAGTCTCTTGATGAATTTCACCTTATATTAACGTGCAACCGTGGCCGGCTAGGATAGCCAACCACGTTTCCTCCAATTCTTTCAAATATCCATATCGGTTTCACCCCTACACATATTCTTGAGGTTTCTAAATTAATTGAAGTAAAATAGAGGTGGGCAAGAAAGAGCCATATGTTGCCAAAACTGAGATTACGATAAAAAGAAACTTAATAATTGACTTTCTTTGCAGTAAGAAACCAGCCATTTATTCTTTGATTTAGAAGATAAACAAACAAATTGTCGCATAATAGTTAGACACGCAAGAAAGTTGAAAAAGAAATCAACCGCAAAACTTTATCCATCTATGTAATCATGACAAACAAGAAAGTTGCTACGAGCTCCAAATTTTGCTGCTCATGTCGTTGCAGCAGACCGTAACCCTGTTATGGTCCAATAAAGCTCAACTTTTacttgaagaaaaagagaacacGAATACACGATCGCATGCAAACATTAAAATGAATGTAACACAGTGCACTGATACAGTTTTGCTTGGTACCAAATGTGAAATTCTGATCAAAACTACTCATTTGAGTGGTTAATGATTGCTATATATGTTCCTTAACATTCATGTCACAagtagaaaactgagtattaaTCCCGGTTGGGAAGGGTATATCTCTCCAATGCCTAATCGGGATTAATTTTTCGAGACAAAGGATCTCCAATGCCTAATCGGGATTaatttttcaagacaaaggatcccctttagtcccggttgttgttaccaaccgggactaaaaaatttcgaaaaaaaaaagccgCACGCTCCCCACACCCtccggccgccacgcccgctggccggccggccgctgccCTCAGctttgccccgccgccgcccgcctcggcccGCCTCCACTCTGCCCTCGCCCGCCATCGCACACCATCGCCCACCGCCGAGCCCACCCGCTCCGCTCCGCCCGCCGGCTCTGCCCGCTCTGCTCCGCCCGCTCGCTCTGCTACGCCTCCGCCCTACTCGCTCTGCTTTGCTCGCTCCGCTCCGCCTGTGCCCGCCGGCCTCGCGTGCTCCCCGCTGCCACCGGCTCCCCCACCCACGCTCGCCGCTCCCCCACACGCTGCCGCCGGCCCTCGCCCCGCTACCACTCCTCACTATCAGTGAGGGGCGagtagagggggaaggggaggggagcagaggtggagggggcgggagaggaagagagggagggggaggaggaggagataggaaggagagagataagaaaaaagggagagaggagaagaTATTATGTGGAGAGATGGGGGACGCGTGGGGAGCCTCTTTTATcttggttggaaattccaaccgaaataaaagacccccctttgtcccggttggtaattccaaccgggactaaatttttATCGCGGTTGGCGGGGCCCTTTTGTTCCAGTTGGAATTTACAATCGGGACATAAGGGGGGCGTCGGTGCCAGATCTTTACAACTGGGATTAAAGCCCGTCCCGTCGATGTCGTTTTGGTGtctcatttttgacccgggactaaaggtttttTTAGTTCCGGGTCCAAAGTCAACTAGAATAAAAGaactggatggaaggtcagttctctactagtatgTATATATACTTGCACATTGAGTAAAGGCCTAAAGGGCAGAGCTGCGCTGGACCCTAAAATTGTCGCGCTGTACATCCTGCATCTACAGGCTCTTTTAGCGCCAGTTCTCACGCTTCATGTCACAGCATGGACACAACCTGCATAATTCCTTCCTGTCAACGAACCAGCAGCCATCCTCTGCGACACATCCGATCCATGGCTCCAGTCTATCTCTACAGCTAGCAAACATGGCAAGTAGAACCATGCTTGTTGCTGACGCGTCGTGGTCGTTTCTCGATCCATAGATTCGCGCTCGCTCCTAGCACTAAAAAAATGATTTGGAGGGATGCTCTGAGGACGGGTGAAATTACCACCCACTCCTACAGAAGGAGCGGGATTACTGTAGTAACCAACCCACCTCTAGAAAAGCATTTGCAGGAGCGGGTCACGTAACCCGTGACCCTGGAAATAGCCACCATTTTTAGGGGTGGGCGATGGGGTAACCCGGCCCTAGAAATCACCATTTTCAGGGGTGGGTTACCTCCATTTCTATCACCCGCTCCGGAAAATGATTTCCAAGGCGGGTGGTGACATGGcccgcccctagaaatggtCTCGTGgaaataaattcataactttttcatacgATCTCATATGaaaacaaactttatatcaaaattgtatagCTCGACGAGACAGTTGAaaagtttttcatttgagattgaTTAGTACTTCAAAATATCCGTTTAAGTTGTTTAATTTCAAAAACTAAAACTTTTGAATTTTAAAATGACTTCGGCTATACAAAAGCTCAACATCAAATTTGCAGAACTCGGCGAGACCTAAAACTTTGAAGTTAacaagttttcaatttgaaattatttaatactTCAAAATGTCATTATAATTTCTTTAGTTTTGAAatataaatttttgaattttcaaatgacttcgACTATAGAGAAGCactatatcaaaattgtagagctcgatgagACCTGACACTTTTTGAAGTTGGCATGTTGttcatttgagattgtttaatacTCCAAAATGTTattataagttctctagttttgaaatctacaaattttaaatttttcaaaGGACTTCGATTATAGAAAAGGTCTATAAACAAGGTCTAAatgtatataagtatatataaataaataagtaTATGTGTGAGTATATGTTAATGTATAAATATATGTGAATGTACGagtatatgtgaatgtatgagtatatgtgtattttttgaatacaaactttttcatgtTATTTCAGAtgaatataaactttatatcaaattGTAGAGCTCTACCGGAccaaaactttgtagttgacaattTTGCATTTGAGACCATTTAATAGCTTAAAAATtcattttaaaagaaaaatacaaatagaaaaataattgtAGGGGCAGGTGATGGCGACACCCGCTCTTGAAAATAGTTTCTAGGGcaggtgatggcgtcacccgcccctggaaatcaTTTCTACGCGCGGGTGATGGCATGATCCGCCCCTAGAAATGGTTCCAcgcaaaaaaaatcataacttatcttggatgaagataaactttatattaaaattgtagagctcaacaagatctaaaactttttagttgacaatttttttatttgaaattatTTAGTGGTCCATAAATGTGTTACAAGCTCACAAAAGAAACACTCCGCCACGTCATCGATCCGCACCGAGCGGCGGTAGCCATCCCGTGCAGCCCAgctgctaattttttttatttttttaatcagtTACTAGGGGCGGGTGATTCGCTCCTGCAAATCTGTGGAAATGGTTTGCAGGTGGATACCTGAAAAGTCAATGGGTTTATGCCTGCCCATGCACCTCGTAGTCAGACAGCTAGGGTTTTACTAGAGGGCCCTGTCAGGATGCTATCTTGAGAACAAAGCAACGTACCATACTCTTGATTGTTTGGTAGATGCAGATAATTGGTTGCTGGGATCGATGCTGCATGCATCTGCTTGCTCTTTGTTGCTATATATGCAAGGGATGGTAATTATATTGATTACTCTGTAAATGTTGAGTATTGTTCACTCATGCTTAATTTATCGATAGATGATTGATGCGCAAAAAGTAGTGTAGCATATGTTTAAAGTGCAGTTAGTACACATGTTGGGAAGATGATATTATGATCAACTGTTCACTTTTCTGCTTGTACGTTCAGTAATTTTACCTTGTTGTTCGTTCTCGTTCACAACGGTGAAAGACAATACTGCAGGCATTATTGTTGTAATTCTATATACTAATACATAATTATTAGCTAGGTGATTGCATATTATAGTCAGGATCACTTATTAGTAAGAATAatgatgcttgttcttgatttaGTTAAAAAGGCAAATATGTGATGTTGTTACAATGCGACCATACGCGTATATAGTGATAAGTTCTTTTACCTGTTGCAAGGCCGTAGTGAGTTAGTGACAAGTTTGATACCTAAATTTTAAGCCATAAATTTCTATTTTCATATAACACTTTGAGAGGTCACGGGTGAGTAATCATATGTATAGTTACGTTAGGAATGATCGGACTTGGGAGGAAGAGTTGATAAGATACCAATCTATACTACAGCAAGGAAATTCATAATATGTTGTTCAATTCCTTTGAAACTTCTGTTGCATGATGACTTAATATGGTGTCCAATTAGGACTTGCAGTTCTAATAGAACTTGAGCGTTGAATTCTACTATGTGTAGAACTTCTACTTTGCATATACGAGGGTCTTGGGGTGGAGCCTTTAGAAATCAATCAAGTCCAGGGCAAACACAAGGTCTCATCAAAAGCTCGTGAGAGGCAATTAGGAACGCTCAAAAGGGATATGCTAGATAGTTCTATAGTACTATATTCTTGTATGAGGCAAGAATCAAAGGGTCCTAGAGGGTCGAGTAGGGTTGTGAGGGAGTGACAATCACTATATTCTTGTCTTGTGCTTAAACAATTCGCGGTCGGCTTCGTCAAAAGCCTATTCTCTTGTCGCGGTTGCTTCGACTTCATCAGTTGGGGTTTTCTACGAGATTCATATATTTGTTCTTGATATGGTGCAAACTCATGTCGTACTCGCAATATATATCTTTTCTATATCGGGGGGTGCTGCGTATAACAAGGGTATCACATTCTACCAACTTCATTTGCCTAGATTCATTACTTCGGGTCACAAGTCCTACATAGAATCATGAATATGTTAGGCTTTCTATCATAACCAATGTTCTCAAGTTGACAAATCGAGTCGAATTGCTTATCACGGAGTAATCAATTTGGACGAGTGTCGGTTATTTGTCGAATAGTTGATGCTACCCGGTGGGTCAGCGTaggtccatatatatataacCACTAGGCCATGTATACTACGTCTGTCATATAGTGTATATAACAGGTAATGCATACCTATGTATACCTTTTGCAATTCAAAAATTAACAATGCTGATCACAAAACATGGGCTTTCATGAGTTGATAAAGGTAAAACTTGCTTTCATGCAACTATATATCTGTTCTAGTTGTTGCCACCTAGACCATGGGCTGGGCTGCAACTCTGTAGTGGACTAACTGGGCTCAAAATGATTGTGTTGTGGTCCGACTTAGTTAGAGACGAGAAGAGTTGGAAGCAGTTTTCCTTTCTAGTGTGCCCTAAACGTACCACGCATTCATTTCAGTTCGCAGCTCACGAAAGACAGGGAAAGTGAACTCCTTTTTTTCCAAAGTTGAAAACTGGTCATCAATACTTGTACTGAACTGAAGATGGAGGCTTTCTGGTATATTATCCTTTTGTCGCCGCCCAGGAGTACAGGACTCATAACTGACGTTTCTTTCTAGATCGGTCCAGTAGTGAAACGGTCAGCCCATGGGCCTGAATCAGGTGTTACATGGCAGTCCTAATGAAACATTAGTTTAATTATACCTCCCTTAACAAGTCCATTATGTACGGTGCGTGCTATCAGATCGACAAGACAAGACAAGAGGTCTCaacatcaaaaagaaaaaaaagaacaatgaTAGGCCACTCCTTTAAACATTCTTACTTCTTTGCGGTGGAATTAAAAGTTACCCAACGTCATGGGCGTATATCAGGTTGGTTTGATATTAAGTCAGCGCACCCGTGTACTTTTCATCGATCTCAATCTTACTGTTTGAGAACTGACTTGAACTGGTGCCCATTATTGCATGTTAACTGGCGGTAATGGTGCTGATAAACGTGCGTATGACCAGGCGCCAAGCGATTTACGAAGTGCTCACAAACTTACTTGACTGGATCACTGGATGTCACTTCCGAAGAGCTTGTGACGTGCAAAACTAACTCAATAAATTTAAATGGTTTaatattttcttctccttcgaAATTGTGGCCATCAAGGTGGTCCATGAGCTGAAGTCAAGTCAATGAAGCCATAAACAAGTTAACAATCATATCCGAACGATGCGCCTAGGTCACATCAACTAGTAAAGTATTCAGGCAAAGAGTCACGCAATTGTCTATTTTCTTGAAGCTTAAAGGGTAACCAGTGAGTCATTGGTCACAGGAGTCATGGTCTCAGTAACGGCATGCATGATTGATAGCAACATGGGAAAGAATATTACTCCACTATTAACTACTCGCTGACAGTCTCAGTCTACCgcgcgatcgatcgatcacatGGCGATATCCAGGCATCTTGAAGCTCTGAATCTGCTGACCACTGACTGCATGAAGCAGGCAGTTTTGAGTACTGGCCTCACTTATGTAATATCAATCAGCCATTAATTTTATATTCAACGGTGAGGTTGTCGatggcgcgccgccggcgaactCAACCGCCTGCATGGTGTACACACAACTTCAGTCGGTTAGTGACCTCGCGCATGCACccgagcaaatataaacttaaATTCAAACGTTTTCATTTGAAGTCCCTGTTCAATTCAAATGCTATGTCTCTAAGAGCATCTCCACTAGATTACTCATCCTCCATCACCAATACATCTCTCTCCCTCACCAATAAcgttttttgtgtttttttaacTAGTGTTGTAGCATATTACCAAAACACCTCATACCATGCATAGAGTAGAGAAATGAATCACATTAATTTTGGATGAGAGGAAGGTGTGTTTTGGTGATCATCAACAAATTATTGGTAATCGGATTGGTAATCTGCTGGAGCGCCTCTCATCATTAAAAGGACAAGTTTTTAGTATTGAGGAGAAGGACGAGTAATCTGCTGGAGATACTCTAATGAGATCATACAACACTTATTTTTTTATTGTCATATGGTAAGGTGCCATTCATCTAGAATGTTGTTTATATATCTCTTTCGACATACAACCACCTACTAGTGTTTCTAACTTGTAAGGGTCATGGCTTAGAAGTATTTCATTAAAgcttagcaaaaaaaaatttgttggTGTTGACTCATTTGGTTGAGCAGATTTAAGGTGGTTAACACCACCCCTAACTCTTTTTCGCTGGTCATTTTTAGGTGGTCTTATTGAATAAGGTGTTGCTCACTGCTATTTAAAGAGAATGAGAAGAATACTCTGAAAGAGAATTGTTGAAAGTTGGAGGTCACAGTAGATCTTCAACAATTTTGGATGGAAATTAAGGAACAAGCTTCAAGACTAGGggcatgtttgtttgagcttttagGTAGCTTTTCAGTAtgaaaagctagaagctcaaacaaacaacgaTTTTCTCGCGTGCAGCTTTCGAAAAATTAGAAGATCAAAAAAGCTAAGTTTAGATAGAAAGATGAAAAACTCGGTCACTTGCTTTTTCGTAGCTTTCTTAGTGCAGAAAGCTAAAAacatcttttaaaaaaattgttgacTTTTTAGAATCAAAAATTGCAACTCAAACAAatttagaaatgctaaaacaactaagacggagggagtacacacAAACAAAATTTATCCCAAGTGGACTGCTGGTAAACTTCCATATACAGTCAATTCAACGTTGGATATTAATCTACGCTACCCGATGCTCACCTTGTAGATCCCAGAAAATTGCCCCAAGAAAAAAAGGTTAAATCCCAGTGATTTTTGTGTCACTTCCAACGCAAAAGGCTAGAAGCACCAAAATGACATAATGGTTGGTAGTTTTCCACGGTCAATTCAACGGAACGATCTGCACCAGTCACCACCAGCTCTATTGGATTCCAGTAAAATTTTGTATCCGTCGCTTGTGCGCATAACGGAAAAAAGAATAGCCGTTCAACGCAGCGAGCAGCAGAAGGCGAAGGCGATGGCGATGACGCCGGAGGAAACAGAACTGCCCGGATGTGACACTAGCAGTAGACTAGTGGCTGCCGGAGTTGAGGATCCAGCGTTCGCAGGCAGAAGATGCCGCTATTCCGCACGAGCGCTTGACCGGccggcgggtggtggtggccggtcCGCCCCCTCCGGCTGACCGCTGTTCCGTGACGACCAGCGCCTTTGACCAGCTCCCTAACTCCCCCGCACGGAGCTCACCTACCGCCTCGCTCCCAGTTTGACTTCCTGACTGCTGGGTCCCACTGATGCCTTGTCCCACTGGTCAGTGGACAAGAGGTTCTCCGAAGTGTGTACGCTTGCTTCTTGTCTTTTTGCAGAGAAAGAGCAGTGTTTTCTCCCTCCCAAGTTGCAGcttgcgacggcggcggatgcAGCTATAAAAACCGGGCGGCTTCCGCAGCCGATTCAACAACACATCAACGCAAAGAAAAGTCGACCCTCGTGCGATGCGCAGCTAGGCTTTGCACACGTCGGCATATATCCAAGTTTTCGAGTCCAAGATCGAGGAGAGGCAGCTGGGGTCAAGGTACTAGCAGTGGTAGAGCTTGGAGAGAGGTCAAAGCTAGCTCGGAGCGCATGGCCATGGAGGTCCAGGGCTCCAGGCGGCACCAGGACGCCGGCGTGAAGGTCAAGTTCATCGAGACGCGGTTCATCAGCTCCGACGCCGCCAGCTTTAAGGCCGTCGTCCAGCGCCTCACCGGGAAgtcctcctccctcgccgcctcgccgccgccggcgccgcagccgcGGAGGCCGCACCCGTGCCGGCCGGCCTTTGCTGGCGCGGGGCAGCAGCAGGCGGCCGCCGGGTGGCCGGAGCAGCACCATACTCTGATGACCGTGCCGGCGCCGAAGCAGGAgccgctcgcggcggcggcccctcgCCTGGATGAGATGCACGAGCTCTGCGACTTCGCCGACCTGTTctacaccaccgccaccgcgggCGCACGGCACGACGACGCCGGCAGCGCCTTCCCGTACTGAAATGACGTCGCGGGCCTTAATTCTTGTTTTGTGGAGCTCGAATGCTTGTGGTTTGCCGTTGCAAATTCGGAGTGTGTTGAGCACATTAATGGTCCAGTAGATGCGATGGTCTGCGATCTGCCACCCGCTGTACTGTTTGTTGGGTTTTCACAGGAATCAAACACATCGCGGACACAAGAAAACAAGAACACAAAGACTTCCGAGGCCGCAAACAGCTTAgccttttcttctcttctttatTTCTTACGTTACAAACCCATCAACATGCATGTGTATGCTTTTATACTCCGAAGTATCTAACCGGCCAGAATACAAGCTCCTTTCTTGTATACGTTCTGGACTCCATGCACTAGCATGTATACTCTACCaaaaacaagcatacaacatgCACTAGTCAACTTTGATTAGCTGCCGGATTCCGCGAGCTCGCACACTTCCGCGAGTTCGTATACGGCAGCTGGCCTGGCCAACCAAAGCATAGTTACGTATCCTAAGGATTAACTCAAACCTAACTCCAAC
Above is a genomic segment from Setaria viridis chromosome 4, Setaria_viridis_v4.0, whole genome shotgun sequence containing:
- the LOC117853122 gene encoding uncharacterized protein, whose product is MAMEVQGSRRHQDAGVKVKFIETRFISSDAASFKAVVQRLTGKSSSLAASPPPAPQPRRPHPCRPAFAGAGQQQAAAGWPEQHHTLMTVPAPKQEPLAAAAPRLDEMHELCDFADLFYTTATAGARHDDAGSAFPY